The window GTTTGTCCCCGGCAAGCAGGTGACTCTTGCGCACGTTATTGCAAGTCCTGCACCATCTCTTTATCCGAAACTCGGATTGGTTGAGTCAAAGGGTGCCATCGGAATATTTACGATAACGCCTGGCGAGGCTTCGATGATTGCTGCAGATATAGCGTCAAAAGCAGCGAACATTACGATTGGGTTTGTTGATCGGTTCAATGGCGCGCTTCTGATCACGG of the Synergistaceae bacterium genome contains:
- a CDS encoding BMC domain-containing protein, with protein sequence MVDFSEKTRIIQEFVPGKQVTLAHVIASPAPSLYPKLGLVESKGAIGIFTITPGEASMIAADIASKAANITIGFVDRFNGALLITGDVASVEAAIIDVMQTLCTKMGFTPTEMTKT